A segment of the Catharus ustulatus isolate bCatUst1 chromosome 12, bCatUst1.pri.v2, whole genome shotgun sequence genome:
TTCTTAGATGAAGGTTTTTCCGGAAAACATTACTGAAACAGACTGCTCCTACTAGTCTTTAGGTAGTATGTAAAAATCAAAGATTAACTGGTATATAATTATTTGGTACATTATTATGTAGTACTGAAATTTGACTGTTTTCATGCATGATGTAAAATTCATCTCTGTACCTTTCATGTAAAAGGGGAACCAAGTTTCAAAAGCCACctgatttttctaattttctttttctctacaCTGAATTTTATAGCAAGAGGGACAATGAAGTATTCTGTATGTTATATACTAATGGTAACTCGGTGATCATTTTAGTTACTATTGAGAGAAttcaaattttttgtttttcttcaagaaTGGTAAGAAATTAATAATGCATTTGTTGTTTTTGAAATTTGTTCCTTTTGGCTTAGAATTTGTTTGTTAAGGGAAACTTAAAACCCCAAAGCAACCCGGTATTTTTCTGTACTAAATCTAAGCAGAGTTCTGGTTTCAGTATAAACAAAGTGAAGTTAGAATGAAGTGTCATAGTTTGGGGATTTAAAAATTGTGATGATGTGGCTACTGCTCGTGgtaaaaaaacaccttttcttttttttctcctttattgtATTAAGATGCAGCTTTGTAAAAGATGCTGGTCACTCTCTTGCAGTAATTGCCCCATTTAGCTCCAGCACTTCACTCTGAAGCAGCAACAGAACGAGCACCATCATCACTGTGAGGGACATTCACTCTGACATTTCTGTTGCTAATGGTAAGCTGTGGGAGGGAGAATGTAACTTTCTAAAGGCCACAGGGTCAGCAAATTCCACTATTAAGATTTTAACTTGGGAAATCCTAACTTCAGCTCTCATGGGATGGATGCTTTGGTGTGTTCCCCAGCAGTGGTTACCTTAACATGCCTCACTCAGTATGTGTATTGTCAATAAAGAGATCACTGTGTAGCAGAGCTGCTTCTCAGTTATACAAGTTCAAAATTGCACATATTTGTAATACAGCTTGTGTGATTTACTTGCATAAAATAATGGtctcttttatcttttttgtctgtttgtttgaGATCTTTCTCTTACCAAACACTCTAATGGCAAAAAGGTATCCGTAGTTTGAGTAACAGTAAAATATGTTCTTACCTCTTTTGCttcattctgcattttcatattttctgcaATGTACTTCACACTTTCAATAGCATCTCTCATTTCTGGTGacagaactgaaaatgaaagcatAGGATCTACAGACTCAGAGCTTGAGCTTCTAGTGAGATTGCCACTGAAATCCGAGAACTTGGTGcgctggcactggcagcagctgcatgcCATGTCTTGACAAACAAAGCCATCTTTGCAGCATTTGGTTTCAGAACTGTTGATGCAATTCAAGTTTGAAAACTCAGAAGTGAATAATGGCTTTGGCTTCTGATTGTTCTCCTCATCACTGGCAGGCCTTGTCATGAACATGATCCGGGGAAGTAAGTTCAAGAAAATGGTTCTGACCCACACGGGCATCGTGTGTGTCTTGGGTGTTCTGTAGTGCACATTGAGTACAAATACTGTGATGACAATTGAGAGAGTCACAAAGATCATGGTGAAAAGCAGGTACTCCCCAATAAGAGGAATTACCAGGGAAGTAGAAGGTATGGTTTCTGTGATAACAAGAAGGAACACTGTTAAAGAGAGAAGCACTGATATGCAGAGTGTCACCTTCTCACCACAGTCTGAGGGCAAATAGAAAACTAAGACAGTCAGAAAAGAAATCAGCAGACAGGGAATAATCATATTGATAGTGTAAAACAAGGGTAAGCGCCTAATGTAAAGAGAATATGTGATGTCTGTATATATCTCTTCACAACAGTTGTATTTGATGTCATGTTTGTACCCAGGAGCTTTAATTATAGCCCATTCTCCACTCTCCCAGTAATCCTTCAGGTTCATTGTAGAGCCAATTAGAACTAAGTCAATTTTGGCTTTGTCGTAAGACCAGGAGCCAAACTTCATGGTGCAGTTCTGATTATCAAATGGGAAGTAGGTTACATCTATTTTACATGAACTTTTAAATATCGCTGGAGGTATCCATGTCACATCAcctgtgtattttaaaaggGCCTTTGTCTTGTCATCAACCTGGAAATCCCCAACTGCACTGTAAAGCAagtaaaaatagcaaaaattagAGTAATCTACTCCAGGTAGTTTCATGCATTCAGACTGAATACATTAACTCTTTAATCTGTTTTGGGGAAGTC
Coding sequences within it:
- the CHRNA3 gene encoding neuronal acetylcholine receptor subunit alpha-3 — its product is MESLSTLLLTAAVCLLCQGCSGSEAEHRLYTALFESYNQFVRPVKNVSDPVIVQFEVSMSQLVKVDEVNQIMETNLWLKHIWNDYKLQWNPADYGGAEFIRVPSGQIWKPDIVLYNNAVGDFQVDDKTKALLKYTGDVTWIPPAIFKSSCKIDVTYFPFDNQNCTMKFGSWSYDKAKIDLVLIGSTMNLKDYWESGEWAIIKAPGYKHDIKYNCCEEIYTDITYSLYIRRLPLFYTINMIIPCLLISFLTVLVFYLPSDCGEKVTLCISVLLSLTVFLLVITETIPSTSLVIPLIGEYLLFTMIFVTLSIVITVFVLNVHYRTPKTHTMPVWVRTIFLNLLPRIMFMTRPASDEENNQKPKPLFTSEFSNLNCINSSETKCCKDGFVCQDMACSCCQCQRTKFSDFSGNLTRSSSSESVDPMLSFSVLSPEMRDAIESVKYIAENMKMQNEAKEIQDDWKYVAMVIDRIFLWVFILVCILGTAGLFLQPLMAGDEM